A genomic segment from Saimiri boliviensis isolate mSaiBol1 chromosome 14, mSaiBol1.pri, whole genome shotgun sequence encodes:
- the LOC101052771 gene encoding uncharacterized protein LOC101052771 isoform X1: protein MDPERRNHLWFHLSPSWQGIVTFEDVAVYFSWKEWSLLDEAQKCLYHDVMLENLTLTTSLGGCGTEDEEAPYQQSTSLQRVSQVRIPKALPSPQKTNSCEICGPVLREILHLVEYQGTYHGQKLYTDGVCRKQLQFTAYLHQHQKEHVGQKHFRSNVGRDMFLNSCTFQVSGKPFTCKEVGKDFLARFQQQATHTRKKSSRTNSTVAFHSVKSYNNWGERMKGFSYKHVLIQHQGDLSRERCYMCNECGKSFSTSYSLSDHLRVHTENPYTCEECGKSYRQSSSLITHRRVHSGVRPHQCDECGKLFRRKYDLIIHQRVHTGERPYKCSECGKSFSHSSSLITHQRIHTGTRPYECSECGKSFIHSSSLITHQRVHTGTRPYMCSECGKSFSQSCHLIKHRRLHIGEGPYECSECGKLFTYRSRFFQHQRVHTGVRAHECHECGKLFSRKFDLIVHQRVHTGERPYKCSECGKSFTCKSYLIAHWKVHTGSRPYECGECGKSFTHSSTLLQHQRVHTGERPYECKECGKFFSQSSSLIRHRRNHTGEKPYECSECQKSFSNRSSLVKHQRIHTGERPYECSECGKSFSQSSNLSNHQRVHSGERPYECSDCGKSFTFNSNLLKHQNVHKG, encoded by the exons ATGGATCCTGAGAGAAGGAACCATTTGTGGTTTCATCTGTCCCCATCCTGGCAGGGTATTGTGACCTTTGAGGACGTTGCTGTGTACTTCTCCTGGAAGGAATGGAGTCTCCTTGATGAGGCTCAGAAATGCCTGTACCACgatgtgatgctggagaacttGACACTTACAACCTCCCTGG gtgGTTGTGGAACAGAAGATGAGGAGGCACCTTATCAGCAGAGCACTTCTCTACAGCGGGTGTCACAGGTTAGGATTCCTAAGGCCCTTCCTTCTCCCCAGAAGACCAACTCCTGTGAGATATGTGGCCCAGTCTTGAGAGAGATTTTGCACTTGGTTGAGTACCAGGGAACATACCATGGTCAGAAACTGTACACAGATGGGGTATGCAGGAAACAATTACAATTTACTGCATACCTTCATCAGCACCAGAAGGAGCATGTTGGACAGAAACACTTCAGAAGTAATGTGGGCAGAGACATGTTTTTGAACAGCTGCACATTTCAAGTATCTGGGAAGCCCTTCACTTGCAAGGAAGTTGGGAAGGATTTCCTGGCGAGATTCCAGCAACAGGCGACTCACACCAGAAAGAAGTCAAGCAGAACCAACAGTACAGTGGCCTTTCACAGTGTAAAAAGTTATAACAACTGGGGAGAACGTATGAAAGGTTTCAGCTACAAACACGTACTTATTCAGCACCAGGGAGACCTCAGTAGGGAAAGATGTTACATGTGCAATGAATGTGGGAAGTCTTTTAGCACAAGCTATAGCCTCAGTGATCATTTGAGAGTTCACACAGAAAACCCTTATACATGTGAGGAATGTGGGAAATCCTATAGGCAAAGCTCTAGCCTTATTACACACCGAAGAGTTCACAGTGGAGTAAGACCTCATCAATGTGATGAATGTGGAAAATTATTTAGAAGGAAGTATGATCTTATTATACATCAGAGAGTTCATACTGGAGAAAGGCCTTACAaatgcagtgaatgtgggaaatcCTTTAGCCATAGCTCTAGCCTCATTACACaccagagaattcatactggcACGAGGCCTTATGAGTGCAGTGAGTGTGGGAAATCCTTTATCCATAGTTCTAGCCTTATTACTCACCAGAGAGTTCACACTGGTACAAGGCCTTATAtgtgcagtgaatgtgggaaatcCTTTAGCCAAAGCTGTCATCTCATTAAACACCGGAGACTTCACATTGGAGAAGGGCCTTATGAGTGTAGTGAATGTGGGAAATTGTTTACTTACAGATCTCGTTTCTTCCAACACCAGAGAGTCCATACTGGAGTAAGAGCTCATGAATGTCATGAATGTGGAAAATTATTTAGCAGGAAATTTGACCTCATTGTTCATCAGAGAGTTCACACAGGTGAAAGGCCATATaagtgcagtgaatgtggaaaatCCTTTACCTGTAAATCCTATCTCATTGCACATTGGAAAGTTCATACTGGGTCAAGGCCTTATGAATGTGGGGAATGTGGGAAATCATTTACCCATAGTTCTACACTCCTTCAACACCagagagttcacactggagaaaggccttatgagTGCAAGGAATGTGGAAAATTTTTTAGCCAGAGCTCCAGCCTCATCAGACATAGGAGAAATCACACCGGAGAAAAGCCTTATGAGTGCAGTGAGTGTCAGAAATCCTTTAGTAACCGCTCTAGCCTTGTTAAACACcaaagaattcacactggagaaaggccttatgaatgcagtgaatgtggaaaatCCTTTAGCCAGAGTTCTAACCTCAGTAATCACCAGCGAGTTCACAGTGGGGAAAGGCCTTATGAGTGTAGTGACTGTGGAAAATCTTTTACGTTCAACTCCAATCTCCTAAAACACCAGAATGTTCACAAGGGATAA
- the LOC101052771 gene encoding uncharacterized protein LOC101052771 isoform X2, whose product MCRVVPISGSQHEQGIVTFEDVAVYFSWKEWSLLDEAQKCLYHDVMLENLTLTTSLGGCGTEDEEAPYQQSTSLQRVSQVRIPKALPSPQKTNSCEICGPVLREILHLVEYQGTYHGQKLYTDGVCRKQLQFTAYLHQHQKEHVGQKHFRSNVGRDMFLNSCTFQVSGKPFTCKEVGKDFLARFQQQATHTRKKSSRTNSTVAFHSVKSYNNWGERMKGFSYKHVLIQHQGDLSRERCYMCNECGKSFSTSYSLSDHLRVHTENPYTCEECGKSYRQSSSLITHRRVHSGVRPHQCDECGKLFRRKYDLIIHQRVHTGERPYKCSECGKSFSHSSSLITHQRIHTGTRPYECSECGKSFIHSSSLITHQRVHTGTRPYMCSECGKSFSQSCHLIKHRRLHIGEGPYECSECGKLFTYRSRFFQHQRVHTGVRAHECHECGKLFSRKFDLIVHQRVHTGERPYKCSECGKSFTCKSYLIAHWKVHTGSRPYECGECGKSFTHSSTLLQHQRVHTGERPYECKECGKFFSQSSSLIRHRRNHTGEKPYECSECQKSFSNRSSLVKHQRIHTGERPYECSECGKSFSQSSNLSNHQRVHSGERPYECSDCGKSFTFNSNLLKHQNVHKG is encoded by the exons GGTATTGTGACCTTTGAGGACGTTGCTGTGTACTTCTCCTGGAAGGAATGGAGTCTCCTTGATGAGGCTCAGAAATGCCTGTACCACgatgtgatgctggagaacttGACACTTACAACCTCCCTGG gtgGTTGTGGAACAGAAGATGAGGAGGCACCTTATCAGCAGAGCACTTCTCTACAGCGGGTGTCACAGGTTAGGATTCCTAAGGCCCTTCCTTCTCCCCAGAAGACCAACTCCTGTGAGATATGTGGCCCAGTCTTGAGAGAGATTTTGCACTTGGTTGAGTACCAGGGAACATACCATGGTCAGAAACTGTACACAGATGGGGTATGCAGGAAACAATTACAATTTACTGCATACCTTCATCAGCACCAGAAGGAGCATGTTGGACAGAAACACTTCAGAAGTAATGTGGGCAGAGACATGTTTTTGAACAGCTGCACATTTCAAGTATCTGGGAAGCCCTTCACTTGCAAGGAAGTTGGGAAGGATTTCCTGGCGAGATTCCAGCAACAGGCGACTCACACCAGAAAGAAGTCAAGCAGAACCAACAGTACAGTGGCCTTTCACAGTGTAAAAAGTTATAACAACTGGGGAGAACGTATGAAAGGTTTCAGCTACAAACACGTACTTATTCAGCACCAGGGAGACCTCAGTAGGGAAAGATGTTACATGTGCAATGAATGTGGGAAGTCTTTTAGCACAAGCTATAGCCTCAGTGATCATTTGAGAGTTCACACAGAAAACCCTTATACATGTGAGGAATGTGGGAAATCCTATAGGCAAAGCTCTAGCCTTATTACACACCGAAGAGTTCACAGTGGAGTAAGACCTCATCAATGTGATGAATGTGGAAAATTATTTAGAAGGAAGTATGATCTTATTATACATCAGAGAGTTCATACTGGAGAAAGGCCTTACAaatgcagtgaatgtgggaaatcCTTTAGCCATAGCTCTAGCCTCATTACACaccagagaattcatactggcACGAGGCCTTATGAGTGCAGTGAGTGTGGGAAATCCTTTATCCATAGTTCTAGCCTTATTACTCACCAGAGAGTTCACACTGGTACAAGGCCTTATAtgtgcagtgaatgtgggaaatcCTTTAGCCAAAGCTGTCATCTCATTAAACACCGGAGACTTCACATTGGAGAAGGGCCTTATGAGTGTAGTGAATGTGGGAAATTGTTTACTTACAGATCTCGTTTCTTCCAACACCAGAGAGTCCATACTGGAGTAAGAGCTCATGAATGTCATGAATGTGGAAAATTATTTAGCAGGAAATTTGACCTCATTGTTCATCAGAGAGTTCACACAGGTGAAAGGCCATATaagtgcagtgaatgtggaaaatCCTTTACCTGTAAATCCTATCTCATTGCACATTGGAAAGTTCATACTGGGTCAAGGCCTTATGAATGTGGGGAATGTGGGAAATCATTTACCCATAGTTCTACACTCCTTCAACACCagagagttcacactggagaaaggccttatgagTGCAAGGAATGTGGAAAATTTTTTAGCCAGAGCTCCAGCCTCATCAGACATAGGAGAAATCACACCGGAGAAAAGCCTTATGAGTGCAGTGAGTGTCAGAAATCCTTTAGTAACCGCTCTAGCCTTGTTAAACACcaaagaattcacactggagaaaggccttatgaatgcagtgaatgtggaaaatCCTTTAGCCAGAGTTCTAACCTCAGTAATCACCAGCGAGTTCACAGTGGGGAAAGGCCTTATGAGTGTAGTGACTGTGGAAAATCTTTTACGTTCAACTCCAATCTCCTAAAACACCAGAATGTTCACAAGGGATAA
- the LOC101052771 gene encoding uncharacterized protein LOC101052771 isoform X3, giving the protein MAVAALTAPALGIVTFEDVAVYFSWKEWSLLDEAQKCLYHDVMLENLTLTTSLGGCGTEDEEAPYQQSTSLQRVSQVRIPKALPSPQKTNSCEICGPVLREILHLVEYQGTYHGQKLYTDGVCRKQLQFTAYLHQHQKEHVGQKHFRSNVGRDMFLNSCTFQVSGKPFTCKEVGKDFLARFQQQATHTRKKSSRTNSTVAFHSVKSYNNWGERMKGFSYKHVLIQHQGDLSRERCYMCNECGKSFSTSYSLSDHLRVHTENPYTCEECGKSYRQSSSLITHRRVHSGVRPHQCDECGKLFRRKYDLIIHQRVHTGERPYKCSECGKSFSHSSSLITHQRIHTGTRPYECSECGKSFIHSSSLITHQRVHTGTRPYMCSECGKSFSQSCHLIKHRRLHIGEGPYECSECGKLFTYRSRFFQHQRVHTGVRAHECHECGKLFSRKFDLIVHQRVHTGERPYKCSECGKSFTCKSYLIAHWKVHTGSRPYECGECGKSFTHSSTLLQHQRVHTGERPYECKECGKFFSQSSSLIRHRRNHTGEKPYECSECQKSFSNRSSLVKHQRIHTGERPYECSECGKSFSQSSNLSNHQRVHSGERPYECSDCGKSFTFNSNLLKHQNVHKG; this is encoded by the exons GGTATTGTGACCTTTGAGGACGTTGCTGTGTACTTCTCCTGGAAGGAATGGAGTCTCCTTGATGAGGCTCAGAAATGCCTGTACCACgatgtgatgctggagaacttGACACTTACAACCTCCCTGG gtgGTTGTGGAACAGAAGATGAGGAGGCACCTTATCAGCAGAGCACTTCTCTACAGCGGGTGTCACAGGTTAGGATTCCTAAGGCCCTTCCTTCTCCCCAGAAGACCAACTCCTGTGAGATATGTGGCCCAGTCTTGAGAGAGATTTTGCACTTGGTTGAGTACCAGGGAACATACCATGGTCAGAAACTGTACACAGATGGGGTATGCAGGAAACAATTACAATTTACTGCATACCTTCATCAGCACCAGAAGGAGCATGTTGGACAGAAACACTTCAGAAGTAATGTGGGCAGAGACATGTTTTTGAACAGCTGCACATTTCAAGTATCTGGGAAGCCCTTCACTTGCAAGGAAGTTGGGAAGGATTTCCTGGCGAGATTCCAGCAACAGGCGACTCACACCAGAAAGAAGTCAAGCAGAACCAACAGTACAGTGGCCTTTCACAGTGTAAAAAGTTATAACAACTGGGGAGAACGTATGAAAGGTTTCAGCTACAAACACGTACTTATTCAGCACCAGGGAGACCTCAGTAGGGAAAGATGTTACATGTGCAATGAATGTGGGAAGTCTTTTAGCACAAGCTATAGCCTCAGTGATCATTTGAGAGTTCACACAGAAAACCCTTATACATGTGAGGAATGTGGGAAATCCTATAGGCAAAGCTCTAGCCTTATTACACACCGAAGAGTTCACAGTGGAGTAAGACCTCATCAATGTGATGAATGTGGAAAATTATTTAGAAGGAAGTATGATCTTATTATACATCAGAGAGTTCATACTGGAGAAAGGCCTTACAaatgcagtgaatgtgggaaatcCTTTAGCCATAGCTCTAGCCTCATTACACaccagagaattcatactggcACGAGGCCTTATGAGTGCAGTGAGTGTGGGAAATCCTTTATCCATAGTTCTAGCCTTATTACTCACCAGAGAGTTCACACTGGTACAAGGCCTTATAtgtgcagtgaatgtgggaaatcCTTTAGCCAAAGCTGTCATCTCATTAAACACCGGAGACTTCACATTGGAGAAGGGCCTTATGAGTGTAGTGAATGTGGGAAATTGTTTACTTACAGATCTCGTTTCTTCCAACACCAGAGAGTCCATACTGGAGTAAGAGCTCATGAATGTCATGAATGTGGAAAATTATTTAGCAGGAAATTTGACCTCATTGTTCATCAGAGAGTTCACACAGGTGAAAGGCCATATaagtgcagtgaatgtggaaaatCCTTTACCTGTAAATCCTATCTCATTGCACATTGGAAAGTTCATACTGGGTCAAGGCCTTATGAATGTGGGGAATGTGGGAAATCATTTACCCATAGTTCTACACTCCTTCAACACCagagagttcacactggagaaaggccttatgagTGCAAGGAATGTGGAAAATTTTTTAGCCAGAGCTCCAGCCTCATCAGACATAGGAGAAATCACACCGGAGAAAAGCCTTATGAGTGCAGTGAGTGTCAGAAATCCTTTAGTAACCGCTCTAGCCTTGTTAAACACcaaagaattcacactggagaaaggccttatgaatgcagtgaatgtggaaaatCCTTTAGCCAGAGTTCTAACCTCAGTAATCACCAGCGAGTTCACAGTGGGGAAAGGCCTTATGAGTGTAGTGACTGTGGAAAATCTTTTACGTTCAACTCCAATCTCCTAAAACACCAGAATGTTCACAAGGGATAA
- the LOC101052771 gene encoding uncharacterized protein LOC101052771 isoform X4 has product MLENLTLTTSLGGCGTEDEEAPYQQSTSLQRVSQVRIPKALPSPQKTNSCEICGPVLREILHLVEYQGTYHGQKLYTDGVCRKQLQFTAYLHQHQKEHVGQKHFRSNVGRDMFLNSCTFQVSGKPFTCKEVGKDFLARFQQQATHTRKKSSRTNSTVAFHSVKSYNNWGERMKGFSYKHVLIQHQGDLSRERCYMCNECGKSFSTSYSLSDHLRVHTENPYTCEECGKSYRQSSSLITHRRVHSGVRPHQCDECGKLFRRKYDLIIHQRVHTGERPYKCSECGKSFSHSSSLITHQRIHTGTRPYECSECGKSFIHSSSLITHQRVHTGTRPYMCSECGKSFSQSCHLIKHRRLHIGEGPYECSECGKLFTYRSRFFQHQRVHTGVRAHECHECGKLFSRKFDLIVHQRVHTGERPYKCSECGKSFTCKSYLIAHWKVHTGSRPYECGECGKSFTHSSTLLQHQRVHTGERPYECKECGKFFSQSSSLIRHRRNHTGEKPYECSECQKSFSNRSSLVKHQRIHTGERPYECSECGKSFSQSSNLSNHQRVHSGERPYECSDCGKSFTFNSNLLKHQNVHKG; this is encoded by the exons atgctggagaacttGACACTTACAACCTCCCTGG gtgGTTGTGGAACAGAAGATGAGGAGGCACCTTATCAGCAGAGCACTTCTCTACAGCGGGTGTCACAGGTTAGGATTCCTAAGGCCCTTCCTTCTCCCCAGAAGACCAACTCCTGTGAGATATGTGGCCCAGTCTTGAGAGAGATTTTGCACTTGGTTGAGTACCAGGGAACATACCATGGTCAGAAACTGTACACAGATGGGGTATGCAGGAAACAATTACAATTTACTGCATACCTTCATCAGCACCAGAAGGAGCATGTTGGACAGAAACACTTCAGAAGTAATGTGGGCAGAGACATGTTTTTGAACAGCTGCACATTTCAAGTATCTGGGAAGCCCTTCACTTGCAAGGAAGTTGGGAAGGATTTCCTGGCGAGATTCCAGCAACAGGCGACTCACACCAGAAAGAAGTCAAGCAGAACCAACAGTACAGTGGCCTTTCACAGTGTAAAAAGTTATAACAACTGGGGAGAACGTATGAAAGGTTTCAGCTACAAACACGTACTTATTCAGCACCAGGGAGACCTCAGTAGGGAAAGATGTTACATGTGCAATGAATGTGGGAAGTCTTTTAGCACAAGCTATAGCCTCAGTGATCATTTGAGAGTTCACACAGAAAACCCTTATACATGTGAGGAATGTGGGAAATCCTATAGGCAAAGCTCTAGCCTTATTACACACCGAAGAGTTCACAGTGGAGTAAGACCTCATCAATGTGATGAATGTGGAAAATTATTTAGAAGGAAGTATGATCTTATTATACATCAGAGAGTTCATACTGGAGAAAGGCCTTACAaatgcagtgaatgtgggaaatcCTTTAGCCATAGCTCTAGCCTCATTACACaccagagaattcatactggcACGAGGCCTTATGAGTGCAGTGAGTGTGGGAAATCCTTTATCCATAGTTCTAGCCTTATTACTCACCAGAGAGTTCACACTGGTACAAGGCCTTATAtgtgcagtgaatgtgggaaatcCTTTAGCCAAAGCTGTCATCTCATTAAACACCGGAGACTTCACATTGGAGAAGGGCCTTATGAGTGTAGTGAATGTGGGAAATTGTTTACTTACAGATCTCGTTTCTTCCAACACCAGAGAGTCCATACTGGAGTAAGAGCTCATGAATGTCATGAATGTGGAAAATTATTTAGCAGGAAATTTGACCTCATTGTTCATCAGAGAGTTCACACAGGTGAAAGGCCATATaagtgcagtgaatgtggaaaatCCTTTACCTGTAAATCCTATCTCATTGCACATTGGAAAGTTCATACTGGGTCAAGGCCTTATGAATGTGGGGAATGTGGGAAATCATTTACCCATAGTTCTACACTCCTTCAACACCagagagttcacactggagaaaggccttatgagTGCAAGGAATGTGGAAAATTTTTTAGCCAGAGCTCCAGCCTCATCAGACATAGGAGAAATCACACCGGAGAAAAGCCTTATGAGTGCAGTGAGTGTCAGAAATCCTTTAGTAACCGCTCTAGCCTTGTTAAACACcaaagaattcacactggagaaaggccttatgaatgcagtgaatgtggaaaatCCTTTAGCCAGAGTTCTAACCTCAGTAATCACCAGCGAGTTCACAGTGGGGAAAGGCCTTATGAGTGTAGTGACTGTGGAAAATCTTTTACGTTCAACTCCAATCTCCTAAAACACCAGAATGTTCACAAGGGATAA